From a region of the Coffea arabica cultivar ET-39 chromosome 3e, Coffea Arabica ET-39 HiFi, whole genome shotgun sequence genome:
- the LOC113734235 gene encoding TNF receptor-associated factor homolog 1a, which produces MAGIAVDDSGVGRSLEGVSGGQQRCHSGEALAEWRSCEQVENGMPSTSPPYWDTDDDEDGGPKPSELYGKYTWKIDKFSQINKRELRSNAFEVGGYKWYILIYPQGCDVCNHLSLFLCVANHDKLLPGWSHFAQFTIAVVNKDPKKSKYSDTLHRFWKKEHDWGWKKFMELSKVLDGFIDADTLIIKAQVQVIRERANRPFRCLDCQYRRELVRVYLTNVEQICRRFVEERRGKLGKLIEDKARWSSLRSFWNGMEQSSRRRMTRERTDSILKVVVKHFFIEKEVTSTLVMDSLYSGLKALEGQTKGKKTKGKYMDSEELPVPIVRMEKDMFVLVDDVLSLVERAALEPLPPKDEKGPQNRTKDGCSGEDFNKDSIERDERRLTELGRRTIEIFVLAHIFSKIEVAYQEAVALKRQEELIREEEAAWLAESEHKSKRGGDKEKKSKKKQGKQKRNNRKVKDKMRDEKSSMLVQDKAEEDILTDERKGYTTEEPEMVLEKPDGIEDVSDVSDSADCAPETLQPDSEDRDTSPVNWDTDTSEVHPPTEAPCLLAVQNGMGERRGTSVMDDSSSTCSTDSAPSVIANGSYKGNPSSSNYQKSPSRRNERSKATLEAADRSQETSSHRSDGVSDVALLNDASRSCKAVESGSQAAVYSQDQMKWSKQHELKKDEEVSSHRKPGAKDETDAQGSSPEKKTSVRSPPRSPPKHMSSVVDLRSESKINTSVELTVQKKPSDSLKLADESVRVMHPAEVAVTSQPGVHKTVPPNASEMKLSSQHVPVGSEKPLTPQMPVMSRPLSAPLIPGPRPASPVVSMVQTPPSLSRSVSAVGRLGPESSTTSHNYVPQSYRNVMMGGQVPGSAVGFTQPHSPTSGINHSHSYSQSATLLSKPLFLPHSSERMEPNINKSSFSFGMVNHDIMQNGQQWMEGPPRDVNAGVSSDHLMLNDIRNFELYKPLHSRSQDHLPSEVPPCTSGRQTHGVLADEFPHLDIINDLLDDEQAIGKTAAASSSFHTFSNGPHHLNRQFSFPGDIGMSNDMGPSTSSCRFERTRSYHDDTFHRGYGSSGGPYDTLRDMVPTSNLRPYVNGHIDGLIPNQWQMAGSDRCYMNMGNMEGDGYPYHMPDYSNLASGVNNYTVFRPSNGL; this is translated from the exons ATGGCTGGGATTGCGGTTGACGATTCTGGGGTGGGAAGATCTTTGGAGGGGGTTTCAGGTGGGCAGCAGAGGTGCCATTCAGGTGAAGCATTGGCAGAATGGAGGTCTTGTGAGCAGGTGGAAAATGGAATGCCATCGACATCGCCTCCTTACTGGGACACCGACGATGATGAGGATGGTG GACCGAAACCTTCTGAGTTATATGGAAAGTATACATGGAAGATTGATAAGttttcacaaataaacaagAGAGAGCTTCGGAGTAATGCTTTTGAGGTTGGAGGCTATAAATG GTATATTTTGATCTACCCACAAGGTTGTGATGTCTGCAATCATTTGTCTTTGTTTCTTTGTGTTGCTAATCATGACAAGCTTCTTCCAG GATGGAGTCATTTTGCTCAGTTCACTATAGCTGTTGTGAATAAAGATCCCAAAAAGTCCAAGTATTCGG ATACATTGCACCGATTCTGGAAGAAAGAACATGATTGGGGATGGAAAAAATTTATGGAGCTATCTAAAGTGTTAGACGGTTTTATTGACGCTGACACCCTAATAATAAAAGCTCAAGTTCAAGTTATCAG GGAAAGAGCAAATCGCCCATTCCGCTGTCTAGACTGTCAATACCGTAGAGAACTTGTCAGGGTTTATTTAACAAATGTTGAACAGATATGCCGACGCTTTGTGGAAGAACGACGAGGCAAGCTTGGGAAGTTGATAGAGGATAAAGCTCGTTGGTCAAG CTTGCGCTCTTTCTGGAATGGAATGGAGCAAAGCTCCAGGCGCCGCATGACCCGTGAAAGGACAGATTCAATACTAAAAGTTGTTGTGAAACACTTCTTCATTGAAAAAGAAGTTACATCTACTCTGGTGATGGATTCATTGTACAGTGGGTTGAAGGCTTTAGAAGGCCaaacaaagggaaagaaaaCTAAGGGAAAATACATGGATTCAGAAGAGTTGCCGGTTCCAATTGTTCGCATGGAGAAAGACATGTTTGTTTTGGTGGATGATGTATTGTCACTAGTTGAGAGAGCTGCTTTGGAACCTTTGCCTCCAAAGGATGAGAAAGGTCCTCAAAATCGAACGAAG GATGGATGTTCTGGAGAGGACTTCAACAAAGATTCAATTGAACGTGATGAAAGGCGTCTTACTGAACTTGGTCGTCGAACAATTGAAATATTTGTCCTGGCCCATATCTTCAG TAAGATTGAAGTTGCATATCAGGAAGCTGTTGCCTTGAAGCGGCAAGAGGAACTCATTCGTGAAGAGGAGGCAGCCTGGCTGGCTGAAAGCGAGCACAAATCTAAACGTGGAGGTGATAAAGAAAAGAAGTCGAAGAAAAAGCAG GGCAAGCAAAAACGAAATAACCGCAAAGTAAAGGATAAAATGAGGGATGAGAAATCAAGTATGTTGGTGCAGGACAAAGCTGAAGAAGATATCCTTACTGATGAGAGGAAAGGTTACACGACTGAGGAGCCTGAAATGGTGCTTGAAAAGCCTGATGGAATTGAGGATGTTTCGGATGTGTCTGATTCTGCAGATTGTGCCCCGGAAACACTGCAGCCTGATTCAGAAGACAGAGACACTAGTCCTGTCAATTGGGATACTGACACATCAGAAGTACATCCTCCCACTGAAGCCCCTTGTCTTTTGGCTGTCCAGAATGGAATGGGAGAAAGGAGAGGTACATCTGTAATGGACGATAGCTCTTCAACGTGCTCTACAGACTCCGCACCTTCAGTTATCGCGAATGGGTCATATAAAGGGAATCCTTCTTCCAGTAATTATCAGAAATCGCCTAGCAG GCGGAATGAGCGAAGCAAGGCAACCCTTGAAGCAGCTGATCGGTCTCAAGAGACTTCTAGTCATCGTTCTGATGGTGTGTCAGATGTGGCGCTGCTGAATGATGCATCTAGAAGTTGCAAAGCTGTTGAATCTGGGTCTCAAGCTGCAGTTTACTCACAGGATCAGATGAAATGGTCTAAGCAGCACGAGTTAAAAAAG GATGAAGAAGTATCTTCACATAGAAAACCTGGGGCAAAAGATGAGACCGATGCACAAGGATCCTCCCCAGAGAAGAAAACGAGTGTGCGGTCCCCACCCAGGAGCCCTCCCAAGCATATGTCATCTGTGGTTGATCTCAGGTCAGAGTCAAAGATCAACACATCTGTTGAGCTTACAGTTCAAAAGAAGCCTTCAGACAGCCTGAAACTCGCTGATGAATCAGTCAGGGTAATGCATCCAGCTGAAGTTGCTGTCACTTCGCAACCCGGTGTCCATAAGACTGTACCTCCAAATGCCTCTGAAATGAAGCTCTCTTCTCAACATGTGCCTGTGGGAAGTGAGAAGCCGTTGACACCACAAATGCCTGTGATGTCCAGACCATTGAGTGCTCCTCTCATTCCTGGTCCTAGGCCTGCTTCCCCAGTTGTTTCCATGGTTCAAACCCCACCTTCGTTGTCACGTTCAGTGAGTGCTGTAGGTCGATTAGGTCCTGAGTCGTCGACAACATCCCATAACTATGTGCCCCAGTCTTATCGAAATGTGATGATGGGTGGCCAGGTTCCTGGTAGTGCCGTTGGCTTTACACAACCTCATTCTCCCACTTCAGGGATCAACCATTCACATTCATACTCCCAGTCTGCGACCCTCTTATCAAAGCCTTTGTTTTTACCGCATAGCTCCGAAAGGATGGAACCAAATATTAACAAATCGAGCTTCTCCTTCGGAATGGTAAATCATGACATAATGCAGAATGGACAGCAGTGGATGGAAGGCCCTCCGAGGGATGTAAATGCTGGCGTATCTTCTGATCATTTGATGTTAAATGACATCCGGAACTTTGAGTTGTACAAGCCTCTTCACAGCCGGTCTCAGGATCACCTTCCATCTGAAGTTCCACCCTGCACATCAGGGCGGCAGACCCATGGGGTGTTGGCAGACGAATTCCCGCACCTTGATATCATCAATGATTTGCTTGACGATGAGCAAGCTATTGGGAAGACGGCCGCAGCAAGTTCTAGTTTTCATACTTTCAGCAATGGGCCTCACCATCTGAATCGCCAGTTCTCGTTCCCTGGTGATATTGGCATGTCCAATGATATGGGCCCATCGACGAGCTCTTGTAGATTTGAGAGGACGCGAAGTTATCATGATGATACCTTCCATCGCGGTTATGGCTCTTCTGGGGGACCTTATGATACACTCAGGGATATGGTTCCTACGTCTAACTTACGACCTTATGTTAATGGGCACATTGATGGTCTAATTCCTAACCAGTGGCAGATGGCTGGTTCTGATAGATGCTATATGAATATGGGGAATATGGAGGGTGATGGTTATCCATATCACATGCCGGATTACTCAAATCTCGCATCCGGTGTCAATAATTATACTGTTTTCCGTCCCTCAAATGGACTTTGA